One Formosa agariphila KMM 3901 genomic window, AAGGGTAAAGAGAACATAAATAAACCGGCCATAACAACCAGTAAAAGTTGAATATTTACACTTAAATTCTGAGCTAATAAGGTGCAAATCAGCACAGATGTAGAAGCTATTGAAATTACTAAAGTCACTTGCCAGTGTTTTAATCCTAGTTGAAGCATATGGTGATGTATATGGTTTTTATCTGGACTAAATGGATGTTTTTTAAGTATGACTACACGTACATAAAATATACGAAGGGTGTCTAAAAGTGGGAAAAATAATATGGCCAAAACAATTATAGGTGCATTTAAGTGAAATTGAGCCAAAGGATTTAATTGATTAATATTAATAAAAGCAATAGATTGAAATGCTAATAAAAACCCGACAACCATAGACCCTGTATCTCCCATAAATATTTTCCTAACCTTTGAAAAATTAAAATATAAGAATGGAATTAATGCTCCTACAAGTGCCAATGACACAACTGTTAAAGTCATTTCATTCATATTAAAGAACAAGAAGCCGTAAAACAATGAGACCAAAAGACCTACTGACCCTGCTAATCCGTCTAATCCATCAATTAAATTGTAGGCATTTATAATTAGGATAAACACAAACAATGTGAAGCCTATAGATAAAAAATATGGAATACTTTCTATTCCTAAAATACCCGAGAACGTTGTAATTCTTAAGTCTGTAATGAGAATAACCATTAAAGCTGCAATTATCTGCCCTAACATTTTTTTCTTAGGAGACAAAATTAAGATATCATCTTTAACCCCTAAAAAAAATAATATAATTAAAGCCCCAACTACTGGCATTAGTAATTTTGCATCTAAAAAAGCACCACAAAGCGTCAGTACTATTGCTACCGCAAAGAAAATACCAATACCTCCTAATGTTGGCACTGTTTTAGAATGTACACTACGTTTATCTGGCACATCAACTAATTGTTTGGCATGAGCTATAAATATAATAGTTGGAAAAGCTATAAAAGCGGTAATTAGTGCTAAAAGAAAAGGTAACAACAATAACATTGTGCCATTTCCGTTTTCGATAATTTCGGTTATAAAATTCATTAACAGCGGTTTATATTCAAATATACAACTTTAAGAAAAATTGAGCAATTTTGGGGTTTGATTTAAATCTTACATCGAAATTTTCCGATATAAAAATGAGACGCAAGCTAGTAAAAAAACAACAAACTCTAGAAGCTTAACTTCTAAATACTAAAAGAAGGTTATTTTTTAAATAACTGAGGTATTTTAGATAAATTTTTGGAACATATTACTAGTGCTGGATTCTCGAGTTTATTACCTTTTACCGCCATATAATCTTCTCTCGTTTTTAACCATATATTCTTTAAACTCCTATTACTTGCTCCACCCACTCGCATTTTTGTAATCACTTCTGGTAAATAATTAAATTGAAGAGATTTATCCTTGAAAATTCTCAACATTAGATCGTAATCTGCTGCTATTTTAAAGTTTAAATTGAATAATCCGTGTTTATTATAAACTGCTTTTTTCAAAAATAAGGTTGGATGAGCTGGCATCCACCCTTGTTTTAATAAATCGTCAGAAAAAGGTTTACTCTTCCAATTTCTTACTATTTTATCTGAATTTGTTGAATTTATATAATGTAAATCGCCATACACACCATCTATATCATCCGTCTTAAAGGCTTTTACAATATTACTAATAGTTTGATTTGAAGCAAAAAAATCATCAGAATGTAAGAAACCAACAATATTACCACTAGCCTTTTCAATACCTTTATTTAGTGCATCATAAATACCTTTGTCAGGTTCTGACACACTAATTACATTTTCATGTTTTTGTTGAATTTCATTAATTATATTTAAAGTATCATCTTTAGATGCTCCGTCTATTACAATGTATTCAATATCTTTATAATCCTGATTTAAAACCGACTGCAAACAATCTCCAACGGTCTTCTCACTATTATACGTTGCTGTTATAATTGAAACTTTCATTACTCTATTACTCTTTTTCTAATTTGTTTAGCAGGATTACCTTGATAAATATTATTTGCATCAAGTCTTGTTGTAGCCACAGAATTTACAGTTAGTATGGCATGAGACCCAATGGTTACTCCTGGACAAACTATAGATTTCGCACCAACCCAAGCTCCATCTTCTATATTAACTTTCCCCACCATTAAATCGAATGTGGATTTTTTATAATTATGATTTCCGCATAAAAGCATTGCTTCCTGTGAAATACAAACGTTCTTTCCAATTATAACTTCGGCTAAATTATCTATCCATACCTTTTCACCAATCCATGTGTAATCACCAATAGTCAATAACCAAGGAAACTTAATATTTACCCCTGGTTTAATCACCACCCCTTTACCAATTTTAGCACCAAATAATTTCAAAAGAAGGATTTTGAGACCAGAAATAGGATTTAAGGGATTTATAAAAAACAATACATTTATAAAATACCAACATATAATTTTTAGTTTATTACCAGGTTGATACCACAAGTTACTATATGTCGATAAATCTGTTTTCAATTATTGTTCTGCTTTTAATAAATTATCGAAATAACTAATCGTTTTAATAAGTCCCTCTTCCAAATGAATTTTAGGCTCCCAACCACTTAATTCCTTTTTAGCCAAATCGATAACTGGCTTACGTTGTAATGGATCGTCTTGAGGTAAAGGCATATTAATAATTTTCGAACTAGAATTTGTTAATTCTATAACTTTACTAGCAAGTTCCATCATGGTGAATTCTACTGGGTTACCAATATTTACAGGACCTGTAAAACCATCTCTACTATTCATCATTCTAATTGTTCCTTCAACTAAATCGTCTACATATTGAAAAGATCGTGTTTGAGAACCATCACCAAACATTGTAATATCTTCACCCTTCAAAGCTTGTACTATAAAATTAGAAACTACACGCCCATCATTAGGATTCATATTAGGACCGTAAGTATTAAAAATTCTAATAATTTTAATAGCCACTTCATTTTGCAAATGATAATCCATGAACAACGTTTCTGCACAACGCTTTCCTTCATCGTAACATGAACGCAACCCTATTGGATTTACATTTCCCCAATACGATTCTGGTTGAGGATGTACAGCTGGATCACCATACACCTCACTTGTTGAAGCTTGTAATATTTTAGCTTTTA contains:
- a CDS encoding WcaF family extracellular polysaccharide biosynthesis acetyltransferase — translated: MKTDLSTYSNLWYQPGNKLKIICWYFINVLFFINPLNPISGLKILLLKLFGAKIGKGVVIKPGVNIKFPWLLTIGDYTWIGEKVWIDNLAEVIIGKNVCISQEAMLLCGNHNYKKSTFDLMVGKVNIEDGAWVGAKSIVCPGVTIGSHAILTVNSVATTRLDANNIYQGNPAKQIRKRVIE
- a CDS encoding UDP-glucuronic acid decarboxylase family protein produces the protein MKRILITGGAGFVGSHLCERLLKEGNEVICMDNYFTGSKKNIEHLMDHHYFELVRHDVTQPYMIEVDEIYNMACPASPVHYQYNPIKTIKTSVMGAINMLGLAKRVKAKILQASTSEVYGDPAVHPQPESYWGNVNPIGLRSCYDEGKRCAETLFMDYHLQNEVAIKIIRIFNTYGPNMNPNDGRVVSNFIVQALKGEDITMFGDGSQTRSFQYVDDLVEGTIRMMNSRDGFTGPVNIGNPVEFTMMELASKVIELTNSSSKIINMPLPQDDPLQRKPVIDLAKKELSGWEPKIHLEEGLIKTISYFDNLLKAEQ
- a CDS encoding glycosyltransferase family 2 protein gives rise to the protein MKVSIITATYNSEKTVGDCLQSVLNQDYKDIEYIVIDGASKDDTLNIINEIQQKHENVISVSEPDKGIYDALNKGIEKASGNIVGFLHSDDFFASNQTISNIVKAFKTDDIDGVYGDLHYINSTNSDKIVRNWKSKPFSDDLLKQGWMPAHPTLFLKKAVYNKHGLFNLNFKIAADYDLMLRIFKDKSLQFNYLPEVITKMRVGGASNRSLKNIWLKTREDYMAVKGNKLENPALVICSKNLSKIPQLFKK
- a CDS encoding glycosyltransferase family 4 protein, coding for MNFITEIIENGNGTMLLLLPFLLALITAFIAFPTIIFIAHAKQLVDVPDKRSVHSKTVPTLGGIGIFFAVAIVLTLCGAFLDAKLLMPVVGALIILFFLGVKDDILILSPKKKMLGQIIAALMVILITDLRITTFSGILGIESIPYFLSIGFTLFVFILIINAYNLIDGLDGLAGSVGLLVSLFYGFLFFNMNEMTLTVVSLALVGALIPFLYFNFSKVRKIFMGDTGSMVVGFLLAFQSIAFININQLNPLAQFHLNAPIIVLAILFFPLLDTLRIFYVRVVILKKHPFSPDKNHIHHHMLQLGLKHWQVTLVISIASTSVLICTLLAQNLSVNIQLLLVVMAGLFMFSLPFFINYSVFNKRIKLNRLLKKINKTNLSRAK